One Methanomassiliicoccales archaeon genomic region harbors:
- the lysS gene encoding lysine--tRNA ligase: protein MHWADVIAKELMAKNARNLISTGITPSGFIHVGSLREAVTARGVYQALKDSGADVDLIYIIDSFDPLRKRYPFLDESYEAEVQKPLSEIPCPCGEHSSYVHHFAEPFLQALEKIGLEPRLYWTHELYQQGKFAQITDIAIRKRDTIAKILREVTGRAVGENFFPYTAKCSACGKYSAGEVLGYEFPYVTYRCHCGHEGKADVRKADGKMPWRVEWAAKWKLFGVTCEPFGKDHAAAGGSYDTGVRFAREVFVNEPPYPIPYEFVQLKGKGQMHKSKGVEVTGLDALAITPAPVFNYSFLRYNVDRHIDYDSGLGVLDVVDEYDKVEYWYYKGGAEERDKDLLRAYELAQPKGVRRHMPLQVPYRHLVQVVQITNNFDLMLEILKRSEHISEIKEEDVELLRERARCVRYWLDHFAPEEVKFKVAPALPTCELSDLELRFLREVHAKLIDAEWSGDKIHDLVYECAKSSGLGAKAAFQTLYAIFINKRQGPRLGYFLSTLDREFVLKRIEEAFDPACRVA, encoded by the coding sequence ATGCATTGGGCCGATGTCATCGCGAAAGAGCTGATGGCAAAGAACGCCAGAAACCTAATCTCTACTGGAATAACCCCCTCTGGATTCATACATGTGGGGAGCCTAAGGGAGGCCGTAACCGCTCGTGGGGTCTATCAGGCCTTGAAGGATTCAGGAGCCGATGTGGACCTAATCTACATCATAGATTCCTTCGACCCCCTACGCAAGCGTTACCCTTTCCTGGATGAGAGCTACGAGGCGGAGGTCCAGAAGCCATTATCCGAGATACCATGCCCTTGTGGCGAGCACTCGAGCTATGTGCATCATTTCGCCGAGCCCTTTTTGCAAGCCTTGGAGAAGATAGGTCTGGAACCGAGATTGTATTGGACGCATGAGCTCTACCAGCAGGGAAAATTCGCGCAGATAACGGACATTGCCATAAGGAAAAGGGATACCATAGCAAAAATACTCCGAGAGGTCACGGGACGGGCTGTAGGGGAGAACTTTTTCCCCTATACTGCCAAGTGCTCGGCATGCGGCAAGTACTCCGCGGGCGAGGTCTTAGGCTATGAATTCCCCTATGTGACATATAGATGCCATTGCGGACATGAAGGCAAAGCGGACGTACGTAAGGCCGATGGAAAGATGCCTTGGAGGGTGGAATGGGCTGCGAAATGGAAGCTCTTCGGGGTGACTTGCGAGCCTTTTGGCAAAGACCATGCTGCGGCCGGAGGCTCTTATGACACCGGGGTTCGCTTCGCGCGAGAGGTTTTCGTAAACGAGCCCCCGTATCCCATTCCCTACGAGTTCGTTCAATTGAAGGGGAAAGGCCAGATGCACAAGTCGAAGGGTGTGGAGGTGACTGGCCTGGATGCGCTGGCGATAACGCCTGCTCCAGTCTTCAATTACTCCTTCTTGCGATACAATGTCGATCGTCATATCGATTACGACTCGGGCTTGGGCGTGCTGGATGTGGTGGACGAGTACGACAAGGTGGAGTATTGGTATTACAAAGGGGGGGCAGAGGAAAGGGATAAGGATCTTCTGCGCGCCTATGAATTGGCCCAGCCCAAAGGCGTCCGCAGGCACATGCCCCTTCAGGTACCATATCGTCACCTCGTCCAGGTGGTACAGATAACCAACAACTTCGACCTGATGCTGGAGATCCTGAAGCGCTCTGAGCATATCTCTGAGATCAAAGAGGAAGACGTGGAGCTGCTGCGGGAAAGGGCCAGATGCGTGCGGTATTGGCTTGATCACTTCGCCCCTGAGGAGGTAAAATTCAAAGTGGCCCCTGCTCTCCCCACATGCGAACTCTCTGACTTGGAGCTTCGCTTCCTTAGGGAGGTGCATGCCAAGCTGATAGATGCGGAATGGAGCGGAGACAAGATCCACGACCTAGTCTACGAATGCGCTAAGTCTTCAGGTCTCGGTGCCAAGGCAGCATTCCAGACACTGTATGCCATATTCATTAATAAGCGCCAAGGGCCTCGGCTTGGCTATTTCCTTTCCACGCTCGACCGGGAATTCGTACTCAAGAGGATAGAAGAGGCTTTCGATCCTGCATGTCGCGTGGCATGA
- a CDS encoding DNA topoisomerase IV subunit A gives MTDYSKEAVQKLYEIAESIYEQIESGKVPKMVIPLRTKSNIRFDPKHSVWKYGNAKGARTAKKTQGALMLLRTMCVMELIEEMIRERKSSTLREMYYISEGWGKGKFNSQDESNLLAEDLEIVTGLMREDFKLRPEENGASVFGDITIEETDRKGKVKRINCLDDVGDSGYGIPYNVESDKVKLLETGAEFVIAIETGGMFDRLVENGFAEEYKSILVHLKGQPARSTRRFIKRVHEEMGLPVVVFTDGDPWSFRIFASVAYGAIKTAHISEFLATPSAEYVGITASDIVNYALPTDKLSERDIKALEAELKDPRFNDEFWRNEIELMLKINKKAEQQALAKYGLDFVTDRYLPEKLGEMGVLK, from the coding sequence ATGACTGACTACTCCAAAGAGGCGGTGCAGAAGCTGTATGAGATAGCGGAGTCCATCTACGAGCAGATAGAGTCAGGCAAAGTGCCCAAGATGGTGATTCCCCTCCGCACCAAGTCCAATATCAGGTTTGACCCTAAACATTCCGTTTGGAAGTACGGCAACGCCAAAGGCGCTCGCACGGCCAAGAAGACTCAGGGCGCCTTGATGCTTCTGCGCACCATGTGCGTCATGGAACTCATTGAAGAAATGATCAGAGAGCGGAAATCCTCGACCCTCAGAGAGATGTATTACATATCTGAAGGTTGGGGCAAAGGGAAATTCAATTCCCAGGACGAGAGCAATCTCTTGGCTGAGGACCTGGAGATAGTGACAGGGTTGATGCGCGAGGACTTTAAGCTCAGGCCAGAAGAGAATGGGGCTAGCGTTTTCGGCGATATAACCATCGAGGAAACGGATAGGAAGGGCAAGGTGAAGCGCATCAACTGCCTTGATGATGTGGGCGATTCAGGATATGGAATTCCTTACAACGTGGAGAGCGATAAGGTAAAACTGCTGGAGACGGGTGCAGAGTTCGTCATCGCCATCGAGACGGGCGGTATGTTCGATAGATTGGTGGAGAATGGGTTCGCAGAGGAATACAAGAGCATCCTAGTGCATCTGAAAGGGCAGCCTGCGCGCTCTACCCGAAGGTTCATCAAGAGAGTACACGAAGAAATGGGTCTTCCTGTGGTGGTCTTCACTGACGGTGACCCTTGGTCATTCCGCATCTTCGCCTCTGTGGCCTATGGCGCCATAAAGACAGCGCACATATCCGAGTTCCTCGCCACGCCCAGCGCCGAATATGTGGGGATCACCGCCTCGGACATAGTGAATTACGCTCTACCCACGGATAAGCTGAGCGAGCGAGACATAAAGGCCTTGGAAGCCGAGCTCAAGGACCCCCGCTTCAATGATGAGTTCTGGCGCAATGAGATCGAGTTGATGCTTAAGATCAATAAGAAAGCGGAGCAGCAGGCTTTGGCCAAATACGGCCTGGATTTCGTCACCGATAGGTATCTGCCGGAGAAGTTGGGGGAGATGGGCGTATTGAAATGA
- the gdhA gene encoding NADP-specific glutamate dehydrogenase, whose translation MDIDEIINETIEKNPGEKEFHQAVSEVLRSLEPVLKAKPEYAKANILRRIVEPERSIIFRVTWTDDNGEVQVNRGYRVQFNSAIGPYKGGLRFHPSVNLGILKFLGFEQVFKNALTSLPLGGGKGGSDFNPKGRSDGEVMRFCQSFMNEMYRFLGPNTDVPAGDIGVGMREIGYLFGQYRKITNRFESVFTGKGFNWGGSLMRPQATGYGCCYFLEEMLRANGDSLRGKTVAISGSGNVAQYAAQKVIQLGGKVVTMSDSDGTVYDPEGIDAKKWEFVMELKNVKRGRIKEYAERYGCEYWKGERPWRAPCDVAMPCATQNELDENDARALLNNGVRAVVEGANMPCTPAAISLFIDNKVLFGPAKAANAGGVATSGLEMSQNHLGIQWTAEEVEQQLRRIMINIHKNVAQAAADYGHAGNYVVGANIVGFIKVADSMIDQGVL comes from the coding sequence ATGGATATCGATGAGATCATAAATGAGACCATAGAGAAGAATCCCGGGGAGAAGGAATTTCATCAGGCCGTCAGCGAGGTGTTGAGGTCCCTAGAACCTGTGCTGAAGGCTAAGCCAGAATACGCCAAGGCCAACATACTCCGGAGAATAGTAGAGCCTGAGCGCAGCATCATATTCAGGGTGACTTGGACTGATGATAATGGAGAGGTGCAGGTGAATAGAGGCTATAGGGTGCAGTTCAACAGCGCCATCGGCCCTTACAAGGGAGGACTGCGTTTCCATCCCTCTGTCAACCTAGGGATCCTTAAATTCTTGGGGTTCGAGCAGGTCTTCAAGAACGCCCTAACCAGCCTTCCCCTAGGAGGAGGAAAAGGGGGTTCCGACTTCAACCCCAAGGGAAGGAGTGATGGCGAGGTCATGAGATTCTGCCAGAGCTTCATGAACGAAATGTATCGCTTCTTAGGACCGAACACCGATGTTCCAGCGGGCGATATTGGCGTGGGTATGAGGGAGATAGGTTACCTCTTCGGACAATATCGAAAAATAACCAATCGCTTCGAGTCGGTGTTCACGGGCAAGGGCTTCAATTGGGGGGGCTCGCTGATGCGGCCCCAAGCCACTGGCTACGGATGTTGTTATTTCTTGGAGGAGATGCTGAGAGCCAATGGGGATAGTTTAAGAGGTAAGACTGTGGCGATCTCAGGATCTGGGAATGTGGCGCAATATGCCGCGCAGAAGGTGATTCAACTTGGAGGGAAAGTTGTGACCATGTCGGATTCTGACGGCACCGTCTATGATCCTGAGGGGATAGATGCCAAGAAATGGGAATTCGTGATGGAACTCAAGAACGTTAAGCGCGGCAGGATCAAGGAATATGCAGAAAGATACGGTTGCGAGTATTGGAAAGGAGAGCGACCTTGGAGAGCTCCCTGCGACGTGGCCATGCCCTGCGCCACCCAGAATGAGCTGGATGAGAATGATGCTCGAGCCCTTCTGAACAATGGAGTGAGGGCTGTGGTAGAGGGGGCCAACATGCCCTGCACCCCTGCAGCTATTTCTCTCTTCATCGACAATAAAGTGCTGTTCGGTCCGGCCAAAGCGGCCAACGCGGGAGGTGTGGCAACCTCGGGGCTGGAGATGTCCCAGAATCACCTGGGGATACAATGGACCGCCGAGGAGGTGGAGCAGCAGCTGAGAAGGATCATGATTAACATACATAAGAATGTGGCGCAAGCGGCAGCGGATTACGGCCATGCTGGCAATTATGTCGTGGGGGCCAATATTGTAGGATTCATAAAGGTGGCGGATTCGATGATAGACCAAGGGGTGCTGTGA
- a CDS encoding preprotein translocase subunit Sec61beta: MVKEGKKGSGFQSAAGLIRYFDSEDEKALKINPYFVLIFAAFLILIVELAKIIWPY, encoded by the coding sequence ATGGTGAAAGAGGGCAAGAAAGGTTCAGGGTTCCAATCAGCCGCGGGGCTTATACGCTATTTCGACTCCGAGGACGAGAAAGCCTTGAAGATAAACCCCTATTTCGTGCTCATTTTCGCCGCCTTCTTGATCCTTATCGTGGAGCTTGCCAAGATTATCTGGCCATACTAG